The Deferribacter autotrophicus genomic sequence AGGGGTGACAGAGGATGAGTTGAGACTTCATTTTGACGATTACTTGCAAGAGACAGCGGATGAGCTTGGCATAGAAAATGAGAAATTAATTTCAAAGATAATTGACTATTACAACGGTTATAGATTCTCAGAGAAAAATTTGAAAGTAATAAATCCATATTCTCTTTTATGCTTATTTGACAACAGGATGTTTAGGAACTATTGGTTTGAGAGTGGTACACCTACATTTTTGGTAAATCTGTTAAAGCAGGAGGACTTTTATCTGCCAAGGGTGGAGAATTTAATAGTAAAAGAGAGCATATTTTCCACCTATGAACTTGAGGATTTGGACCCTACAGCGTTGTTATTCCAGACAGGTTATTTAACTATTAAAGATTACTATATTGATACAAATGAATATGTATTAAGCTATCCTAACAAAGAGGTGAAATACTCATTTTTGGAGATACTGTATAAGAGTTATACGAATGATATTGACAATGATAATCGTTTTTTAGAATTAGGCAGAGCATTGAGGTCAGGAAATATAGATAAATTTATTGAGCTAGCGAAACTAATATTTTCAAGAATAGCGTACAGTGTGGGCAGTAAGTTGAATGAAGCTAATTTTCACACATTATTTTATTTGATGGTGAGTGCAGGTGGAGCGCCTGCTGAGATGGAAATTCTTAGTTGTGATGGCAGGATAGATATGGTGGTAAGCTGGAAGGATAAGATATTCATTATGGAGTTTAAATGCGATCAGAGTGCGGAAAAGGCTTTGGAGCAAATAAAAGAAAAAAATTATAGTTCAAGGTTCAGAGTTCAAGGTTCAAAGTTGTATCTGATAGGTATAAATTTTGATACAAACATAAGGAACATATCTGATTGGAAGTCTGAAGTGATTGGATAGATGCGTAGATGAGTGAATGTGACAACCCCGCCCAGTTGCGTGTATATGTTGCTCGATGATTGAATAATATTGTAAACGCTATATAGCCTTTATGAGCTGTGGTGCGGATGAGTGAATGGTAAATATGTAAATGGGTAAATTATAGATTTTTTAATTAAAAACAAATATTAACCGTTAACTCCGCTATATTTAGACAATATGATTTTACTTTACACATTGTTAACATGAATAAAATATTCTTGGTTTACTGTTTTAACTATGGCCTATTTATGGACATGTTTTGTTTCGTTACTCTAATCTGCTGTAAAAACAACTACAGGTAATTTTGAGAAAAGTAATCTTCTATGTTTTATCATATTCCGTAAAATTGCGTAGTTACCGTTTAATCGCAATACTGGATTATCTCGACACCACCAATCTTTTCACAAAAAAGGAAAACAAACGATTTTTAAAAATTAACTAGTAGCCACTTTATCAGTGGCTACTAGTTTAGGTTCAAGGTTCTAATGCATTCTTGCGAAAAGCGATAGCGACGAAGCGATTTCCCTCTACTTTGTCATTGCGAGGAGCGGCAGCGACGAAGCAATCTCCCTCGTTGTTCCGCTCCCTTGTCATTGCGAGGGACGTAGTCCCGAAGCAATCTTCTCCGTCGACAACTATCATCTTTCACACAAAAAATTGCTTCGCTAACGCTCGCAATGACGAGGAGAGGAATTGAACGAGTGATTGCTTTGCTACGCTCGCAATGACAAAACTATTCGCCGTTATCGCAACAACCCTATTCTCCGTCATCGCGAGGAACAAAGTGACGAAGCGATCTCTTGATTTTTAGTTCATATTTTATAAAATGAAATTATGGAAAAGAAAGGGTATGTTTACATAATGACAAACAAGAACAATACTGTGTTAAAGTCAAGTAAAAATCCCCACCTTAGGGCCCTTAAAATTCCCCAGTTACCTTTTAGTATTTTTCATAGATTGTAAACTTTTGATTCTATAGCTTTCACCATTGATTCTAAAAATATGAGCATGATGTACGAGTCTATCTATGATAGCAGAAGCTAAAACAACATCACCAAATATATTACCCCACTCTTCGAAAGGCCTATTAGTAGTGATAATTATAGAATTATTTTCATATCTATGTCTGATTATTTCAAAAAATTCATCAACATGGTTTAAAGGTATTTTCTTAAAACCAACCTCATCAATTATCAGTAAATCCACACTTAAAAACTGTTTTAATACACTAAAATAACTACCATCTCCTTTCGATGATATTAATTTTGATACCATGTCATTGGCGTGAATAAATAAAACCTTGTATCCTTTCTTTAAAGCCTCTAATCCTATGGCATTTGCAAGATGTGTTTTGCCAACTCCTGGATTACCCATGAATATTATATTCTTCTTTTCTTCTATAAATCTGCAACTACTTATATCAAGTATTTCTTGCTTATTCAGTTCAGGCTGATAAGTAAAATCATACATAGATAATGTTTTGGATGAATCCAACTTAGATTTTGAAAATCTTCTCTTAAAAGAATTATTCTGTCTGTTCACTGACTCATCATCAAGTAACAATTCAAGAAAATCCAGGTAACTCAAACTGTTTTCTATTGCATATTGATTTCGGCTTTCTAATGTCTTTGCCATTCCGGATAACTTAAAATTTGTTAGTTTTTTTAAAATATCTTGCATTTATACCCTCCCCCTCATCAATTAACTAATAAATCATATTTACTTAAATCATTCGAAAAACCACCACAGTTAACCGATTCTTTAGATGACGCATCTTTTTGAGTATATAAACCAGTTTCACATATCCTCTTTACTGACAAATAACTAATGGAATTAAACTCATTTGCTCTCTTACATGCCAATTCCACTGTATCTTTATCATAACTCTTCATCAAATTAAAAATTCCTTGCATCATACGGTGATAATGATGGGGCTTTTCTTCCTTTAACCTGTTATAAAATTCAAAGGTGTTTGTACCTATCTCAAGCGATTTTGCTTCATAATCTACAGATTTTAATTTCGGATTATGAGATTCTTTTGTTATGAATTCTCCTACTGATTTAGATATATTGTGAATTGCTATCTCTTCATATTTATCATTGTAAATTTTTAATATATTACCATTGCTGCGAATACTTACTTTGTTGCCTATGTAATTGTAGGGTACTGAGTAGTAATTATATCTGTAAGTAATGTGACCATAGCGGTTTACTATTCTTTCCGATATGTCATAAACCTCGTATCTCTGAGATGGTAAAGGCTGCAATTTACTTTTCTCCTTATCTACAAATTGTTCAAAAGGAATTTTTCTTGTCGTGCCATGTATTTTCTTGTTACATACATTGTCTTGCCACTTTCGTAGAAGACCTTTGACTTTATAATAATCTTTTTCTTGAATTGATTTGAAAAAATTATTCTTCACATATTTAATTCCGCTTTCCACTTTCCCTTTCTCCTGGGGATATCTCACCTTACAAGCAAATGGACTGCTACCGTAATATTCAAGCATTGCAGCATACTCTTTCTGTATTACAGGTTCATAAAAATTTGCTTTCAATACTCCAGATTTTAAATTGTCTATCTTGATTACTCTAGGAATTCCTCCAAAATATTCAAATGCATTAATGTGGCATCTTAAAAATGTTTCTACGTCCTGACTCCTAACTATTTCATAATATTTATATCTGCTATGAGATAGCACCATGCAAAATATCCAGCTCTTTACTTTTTTACCTTTTTCGCTATCATAAAGATAACCTATGTAACCGAAGTCCACTTGGGCTTCTTCGCCTGGTGGGGAAATTAATGGGACATAAATTCCATCCGGGCCTTTTAATTTCCTAACATACTTTTTCACACAACTGTAGCTTACGGATAAACCATGATCACTTATTAGTTTCTGATGGATTAATACTGCTGTTAAACCTTCTGAGAGGTATTCGATTATTTCTTCTTTGTAAGCCTCTAAAACACTTACTCTTGAAAATTTGGGTGTTTCTACTTTACCGTCTTTCACTTTGTCCCTTATCTTTCTCACTGTCTTCCTGTCGATCCCTAATTCCCTGGCTATTTGGGAAATATTTTTGCCTTGCGACAACAATGTCTTTACTGTGTAATACATTTCTACCCCCAGCATTTTATTTCCTCCAACCTGTGTATTTGTTGGAGGATGTTAACATACACAGGTGGGGATTTTTAAGGGCCTTTTACTGGGGAATTATTGTACCTTTAACAACTGTTTTATATACATGTGTTACAAGTAATCTCTTGAAAAGAGTTTATGAACATAAGCATGAATTAGTTGATGGATTTACAAAAAGATATAAGATTAAAAAACTTGTGTATTATGAAGTTTTTGATTCGATTGAAGAGGCAATAAAGAGGGAGAAACAGATAAAAGGTGGCAGTAGGAAGAAAAAGATTGCTCTGATTGAAAGTATAAATCCTAATTGGAGTGATTTGTATTATCAATTGGATTAAATTCTTTACCTATTTTATTATTGATTAAGAGATTGCTTCGGGTCTTACGACCCTCGCAATGACAAGAAGAGGAACTGGAAGAGAAATT encodes the following:
- a CDS encoding ATP-binding protein, translating into MKIKKLPIGQSSFENLIKNNCIYIDKTEKIYQLITTGQFYFLSRPRRFGKSLLVSTLKNIFLGNKELFKGLWIYESDYEWKKHPVITIDFNEILLDTSPKLLQGLAKTLDKIANYYEIKLCEVEYKYKFEELIVKLKGKYEHDVVVLIDEYDKPIITHLGVGEERLKIAKENRDILKSFYGTLKGENVIKNLRFVLLTGVSKFSKAGVFSELNNLNDISMHSKYADLLGVTEDELRLHFDDYLQETADELGIENEKLISKIIDYYNGYRFSEKNLKVINPYSLLCLFDNRMFRNYWFESGTPTFLVNLLKQEDFYLPRVENLIVKESIFSTYELEDLDPTALLFQTGYLTIKDYYIDTNEYVLSYPNKEVKYSFLEILYKSYTNDIDNDNRFLELGRALRSGNIDKFIELAKLIFSRIAYSVGSKLNEANFHTLFYLMVSAGGAPAEMEILSCDGRIDMVVSWKDKIFIMEFKCDQSAEKALEQIKEKNYSSRFRVQGSKLYLIGINFDTNIRNISDWKSEVIG
- the istB gene encoding IS21-like element helper ATPase IstB, with protein sequence MQDILKKLTNFKLSGMAKTLESRNQYAIENSLSYLDFLELLLDDESVNRQNNSFKRRFSKSKLDSSKTLSMYDFTYQPELNKQEILDISSCRFIEEKKNIIFMGNPGVGKTHLANAIGLEALKKGYKVLFIHANDMVSKLISSKGDGSYFSVLKQFLSVDLLIIDEVGFKKIPLNHVDEFFEIIRHRYENNSIIITTNRPFEEWGNIFGDVVLASAIIDRLVHHAHIFRINGESYRIKSLQSMKNTKR
- the istA gene encoding IS21 family transposase, whose translation is MLGVEMYYTVKTLLSQGKNISQIARELGIDRKTVRKIRDKVKDGKVETPKFSRVSVLEAYKEEIIEYLSEGLTAVLIHQKLISDHGLSVSYSCVKKYVRKLKGPDGIYVPLISPPGEEAQVDFGYIGYLYDSEKGKKVKSWIFCMVLSHSRYKYYEIVRSQDVETFLRCHINAFEYFGGIPRVIKIDNLKSGVLKANFYEPVIQKEYAAMLEYYGSSPFACKVRYPQEKGKVESGIKYVKNNFFKSIQEKDYYKVKGLLRKWQDNVCNKKIHGTTRKIPFEQFVDKEKSKLQPLPSQRYEVYDISERIVNRYGHITYRYNYYSVPYNYIGNKVSIRSNGNILKIYNDKYEEIAIHNISKSVGEFITKESHNPKLKSVDYEAKSLEIGTNTFEFYNRLKEEKPHHYHRMMQGIFNLMKSYDKDTVELACKRANEFNSISYLSVKRICETGLYTQKDASSKESVNCGGFSNDLSKYDLLVN
- a CDS encoding GIY-YIG nuclease family protein, which codes for MIVPLTTVLYTCVTSNLLKRVYEHKHELVDGFTKRYKIKKLVYYEVFDSIEEAIKREKQIKGGSRKKKIALIESINPNWSDLYYQLD